The Muntiacus reevesi chromosome 15, mMunRee1.1, whole genome shotgun sequence region TAAGGGTCTCCCCCTCCTCAAGTCCCCTCTACCCTCTGGGAGATCAGccctttcccttccccctccccttggCAGCCCACACCCACCCAGGCCCTGAAGCAATagcccctgccccccccccatcTTTCCTCCCCCGTCTCTCAGCCCCCGCTGTTCTCCGTCCCTGCCTCTCTTTCAGTCCCTCTCTCCTGCTGAGTCCCTGCTCTGCACCGTACACTGTGTTTACAAGAAAACCATGacagttttttatttctctcttttgtctCCCATCCTCCCCTGAAGGGAAACGTGCTTCCACTCTCCTAGGAAAAAATGAAGGCTCCAGAGGAGAAACCGCAAACAAAGGACAGTAGGCCCCTTGggtgcccccagccccacccacggGCCACACGCACGAGCATGCCTACCCAATCCTCCTCTTGTGGGGGCCTCCAAGAGCGGCTCTGTTATTTTGGGGGTAATTGAAAGTGTCGATCTTTATTCTAGAGGATAAACTAGGCAGAGAGACACGTGGAGCAAGAGGcagacagagagaagagagcGGAGGGAGGCAGAAATACACAGGGGAGAAGACCCAGATGGAAGAACATGGACTCGGCGAGGAGAGGAGAAGCCGGAAGGAACAGGTTGGCAACAGATTCTGCCTCCAGCGAACTTGGAGAGGCAGCTTCTGACCCCTCTGGGAAGCCAGGGGCACTTGTCCAGCAGCTAGCTTCCCGTCCCCACTCCAGCCAAGGACCAAGAACAGGAGGGGTGGGCGCAGGGAGAAGGGGTCTGACTTGTCTTGGTCAGTGAGGGCTCACCACCCAGGTGACTGGAGGGCTGCTCCTCAGCCCCGCGCCCTGGGCTGGGAATCACGCCCACGCCATCCTGAGCCTAGAGACCCTCCTGAGCTCCCTGCCTACAGCCCACCCCACCCAAACTGCACCTGGGCATGTCGAGTGGCGGGGAGAGGGGGCTTCTCACGATTTATCTGCTCTGATTCTCCGGGGCAGTGGGCCGTGAGGGAGCCTGGGGGGAGGTGAGTATGTGTGTGAGATAAGGAGGTGCTTGGAGAGAGCAGGGTGTGGGATAGTAAATGTacatgtgtgtagtgtgtgtgtgtctgtgtgtctgagtgGGCTTGTGTCGGGGCATGTGTGCAGAGTAGGGCGTGTGGTCTGAGcatgcatgtgcgtgcatgcatgtgcacgTGTAGGCAGTGCTGTAAGGAGCATCTGTGCCTTGTCCCCATGAATGTGTGGGTAAAGGGCAAGTGTTTGCGCACAACCCCTACCTGTGAGCCTGTGAGCGGTGTGGCAGTGTGTTCCTACGAGCAGGGCCCCTCTTTGACTCCTGGCCCAGGGCCACCATCGCCCCAGCTCCTGGGAGCCAGAGTAACCTCTGGCCCTCAGGGTCCCTCCAGCAACAACAGAAGGACGGCCACCTACCCACTCCCCCACAACCTGGCCAGTGTCCAGGAGGGTCATGTGACTGAAGTTTTACCACCAAGCCCAGGCAGGGGTGACCCATGGAGGCcagggctccccccacccccgggagaGATGGGCAGAAGCTCTGGTAGGTGTCCTGCCATGCACGTGACCCTCACACACCTTCCTATGTCTGCCCACGCCTGGAGAGTACTACTTCTCATCCTCCCACCCAGACACCCTCTGAACTCCTGGAAGGTGTGGCTGGGACTCTGAGGCACACTCAGAGCTTGGCACAGGGCAGGAGCTcagcaaatgtttgctgaatgagtgaacGATTGTGTCTGCGTGATCTGGGACCTAAGTACCTGAGGGTACAGGCTGAAGTCCTGCAAGGGTCAGACCAGGGCTTCCGGCCAGGTCAAGCGTGGCTCCCAAGTTGTTCAGAAGGGGTGCAGTCAGCACCCAGACAGCCCCGAGACACCATGcccactgaccttttccaggtcaTCTACCTAGTCACCACCACAGGGGAGGCAAGGCCAAGAGCTGGGGACTGCTTGGTCTAAAGGTCTGTCTCAAGCTAAATGACCCTCTCACTTCGTgggctgaggcaccagggaggccccattCATCTTCTCTGGAGGCCACAGCCCTTTACTGGTGGGCCTATCTCTCTTTCGAAGATCTTCAtccccctggggcttccctggcagtccactggttaagactctgtgctgcagtgcagggggcatgggttcactcccctggttggggaactaggatcctacatgctgcatggcgcagccaaaaaatagaaggggaaaaaactaCATGTGTCAAAGATTCATACTGAATCCTCCAGGCTGCTATCCTTGGGAACCACAAACCAAGGGTTAGTTCTAGCTCTGGGGCAAATACCCAGCCCGGGCCCATCCTTATCTGATAGCATCTGGGGCCACTAGGCTGAAGGTCTGCCCCAACCGAGCCACAGAGGTAAAAACTAACATTTAGTCCTAACATAATATAACATATTAAGACTATGTAAGTCCTAAAATAACTCACCCCAAACTGAGCCCTGACTCTGCTTACCAAACCCGATCACACTCTGAGCCCTGACCTTGGTCATGAATTGAGACTAGACCTTTATTTAGAGTCAGGCCATTATCTTgtcatctggtcaaagctatttCCCTGGCTCTGGgactcagttttcttcttttttctaatgGAGGGCCTTGGGATGACCTGATCATTAAATCAGAAAACCCCTATTCAGAGGTTGGCCTGTAGTTTCCCCGACCTGGTGACACTGGAGAGCAGCAGCCGCTGCCAcctgccagcccccacccccaaccaacaCATCCAGCCCAAGCATCACTAATTTTTGCAGCCACCATGATAAATGACATTGTCGGCAAAACGACGTCTTTCTAATCTGCTGCAAGACAGATGGGTCCCCAAGCTCACTGGCTGTCTCTCGAGCCTGCCCAGACCAGACTTGTGGAGGAGTGGGAAGGATAGGACAGACACAATACCCCAGGCCTGCAcgctggggtgggaaggggaggacaTTTCAGGCCCAGAGTCAAGAATGACCCCAGTGGGGTTTTCTACAAGCCCCCCTTTTTAACTATTcagttgtttatttctttttaatattccaaAGATAGTCTCTACTCCTTTCTACCTAGAGTTAGTTCTTCAATACcattttcattttaagttaaaaCTTGAatattgaacttccctggtggatcagtggtaaagaatcctcctgtcaacgcaggagacgcaggttcgatccctggtccgagaagatcccacatgccgcagagcaacgaagcctgtgcaACACAACTATCAAGTCAGTACTCTAGGGTCCAAGAACCATGGCGTGAGCCCACACGCCGTGACTaatgagcccatgtgccctagagccggtgctccacaacagtagaagccaccgcagtgagcaGCCCTTGCACCACGAtgaaagagtagcccccactcacagcaactggagaagaaagcccatgcagcagcaaagacccagcacagccaaaaatgaataaacaacattttaaaaataaagataaaacttgCATATTGCTCAAATTCGCAGGGATGAGCCATCAGACACTGGTTCCTAGTGgctccttcctcctgcctccctctgcttCGGGGACAGGGGCTGCGGAGGAACGTGCCTCTGCCTGAGCCATCAGGTCTGGGGCAGATTCagcctcccctcttccttccctaaGCCCCCCTCCCTCCACAGTTCCTGCCGCCCTTTTCTCACTTCCAGGGGCTGTAGAGCAGCAGGGCCAGTGctccccacatctcctgtggccaGGGGAGATAAGAGAGGGGCTTGTCTTAGGGATGAGGGCAATCAGAACAGGGGATCTGGATACCAAGAATTAAAGAAGGACAAACACCAGCCCCCaagaccccaggctccccagaGATCAGCAGGAGAGCGGGCACCAGGCATTTCAAAAGCAGCAAAGCCAGAAGGGGTGGGGGCACTGAGCGTTGCCTGGACTCATGAGTGAGGCAACACTGCCCCCTACTGGTCAGTTCacagctctctcctctcccctgccGCCAGACACCAGAGCTAAGACACTAGAGCTTAGACACTAGGGCTAAGTGGTTGGGGCGGGGACACACAGGTGACTCCAAAGACAGCATGTGACATATAGACCCTCCTCCCAGCAGctcccttcccctttccttcccccCTACGCTGATCCCTAGCCTCCAGGCTCTGCCCATCTTGCCCAACCTGCTCTCACTGCCCAAGGAATTCTGAAAAGACCACATCTCCTCCAGCCCCAACACCCTGAGGACAGATCCTGAGTCCCCGTCAAGTTGCCCACCACCTGGTCTCATTGCAGGCCAGCCTCCAAGAGCCCAGGTGCCCACCCTCTGAGCCTGCCCTGGTTCCCTGCTCTTGTACCCTTGGGTCCCACCTGCGTGCCATCCTCTTCATCTTTACCTCCACCAATGATACGCTCCATGCTACTCACAGTCTCTGCTCATTCCTGGGGTTCCTCCCCCAGGAAAACTGCCCTCCCCCCGTCCCCAACCAGCACGGCCCCTCCTTCCTGTGCGCACACCCACTCACCCTGCTCCTCACTCCTCTCTCAGATGCTGGCCACCATCCGGGATCAGAATCAAACAGATCAGGAGCTGGAGGGAACTTAGCCATCCCCTAGGTGCCTCCTCCCCCCTcaccgaggcccagagaggtgtgGGAGCTGCACGAGGCCACACAGCACTCCAGTGGCAAGTGCGGGGCTGGAACTCAGCTCCCCGGAGTCTCTACCCAGAGCTCCTTGGAGGCACAGAGCTGTCTCCCCTGATGAGCCACAGCAGAACATCTCCTGGACAAGGACCTCTCCCACACCTCCCAGTATCCCCAGCTCCTCACCCAGGGCAGGGCCCAAAGAAAGCAGCTGTGTTTGCAAAAccaaggaataaataaatgaaaatatttatctaaCGCCCTCTACGTGCTGGAGACAGCAGGCACCAGCTCTGCTACTTAAAACCTAGATAAGTTGCTCAATTCGGTATAGAAAAATAACTTCTGGGGACAGGGTGGTGGGGGGGAGTGACCAGGTGGGGCCTCAGTCGCGAACGTCGATGATCAGCGGGCATAGGTGGGCCGAATGCTTGATGCCCATGGTGAAAGCGGGCGGGCGGGGCTTGTGTACCGTGACCTGCTGGACATTGTGGGAGCCAGGGCCAGGCCGAGGTGTGTGGTCTGCCAGGTAGCCAAAGCGCTTGGCCATGCTGTAGACAGGGCCGCGGTTCTGATAGACGGATGGCTCCGGCCGGGTGTGTGCCGCCGGTCCGGGGCCTCTTGCCGTATTCTTGTAGAACCAGTTCTTGTCCAAGTGGGCCAAGCTATAGCAAGGGGCAGCTTTGTTGGCAGGGAGGTTGGGCCCCAGCAGGAGTGGCATCTGGTACTGGTTGGGGCCCGGATTGGGGTCCATCACTCGGTATGGGCACCGGAAGCCAAAGGAGTACTCAGGAGCCCTGCGTTCCCCAGGCGGGTGGGTCTTCTCCAGGTGGTATTGGCAGGGCGCCGGGGTGGGGCTCAGACCTGAATGTAGACGAATGAAGGGGAGGGGTCTCAGGGCCGGAACCAGGGCTAATCTCCTGGTGATGGACTAACGAGTCTAGGGAGGGGGCGAGGTCTTGGTGAGCCTGGTGTGACTTTACTATGACCACCTTAGCATCGGGCGGGAACATCACCTCCCTGCATGCGGCTCTGGGACGAGGGTGGGGAGGGACTTCGCCATCCTGGCATCAGGATTGTGACACTGTCTTCATAATATAAAAAGCCCGAGCATCATCAGAACGCCACCCTTGGCTGTCATTGTCCCTGTGACAGCACCAAGAAAACGTGTTGGAATCAGTAGTCTGTGAACTCATTAGCATGATGCAAGCCCTGTGATATTTTTACCATATCACCCTGCAACATACATGGAACATTGGCCTCCAGACATTAAGTACTGTGACCCAGACACGGTGACATGGGTGTCTTGAAGTGACCTTTTCTGCAGACACACCTGGCGAAGGGAGTCATGACCCCTTTGCTCCTGCTTGTGCCCTAAGCGTGGACCCCCACCCTCCaacctcccaccccccaacctcCCACCCCCGACCTTCCTCTTCCGGCCCATCTTACGCAGGTTAGAGATGTGCTCTGCCATGGGAACCTGAGGACAGCTGGCCATGCCAAACCGAGTTATCTTAGGATCCAAGAAATAGCAAGGCCCGGGGCTTCGTATGTCCATGATCCCTGCAAGGCAGCA contains the following coding sequences:
- the CIMAP1C gene encoding protein CIMAP1C, producing the protein MKLSKGVKNPVFYGQQPEKKVPLSSGHEIKQTPVVLAMLKGPGPAKYLRPSCTGYIDHDVSMFQEPAYTLHARHSEKRIMDIRSPGPCYFLDPKITRFGMASCPQVPMAEHISNLRLSPTPAPCQYHLEKTHPPGERRAPEYSFGFRCPYRVMDPNPGPNQYQMPLLLGPNLPANKAAPCYSLAHLDKNWFYKNTARGPGPAAHTRPEPSVYQNRGPVYSMAKRFGYLADHTPRPGPGSHNVQQVTVHKPRPPAFTMGIKHSAHLCPLIIDVRD